From Rhopalosiphum padi isolate XX-2018 chromosome 2, ASM2088224v1, whole genome shotgun sequence:
GATGTAATACTTACTATTATCTCAAATAACATCGAAAacatttgtatatactatatcacTATAAGAAATACTTTATCATAAAGTATAAACGAAATACAATTATATCGATGAACGATTAATTGAATGTTAATAGTTGTTAATAGGTAgacatttactaaaaatattcgattatgataaaataaaacctattgCTTATTGGTTATGAACTATATAAACTCATaactgatattaaaaattaaaattaaatttttgttggtAATTTTATTAGAACTAAATAGTGACCTTTTATTAGTGCTTCTGTagtctttaataaaataataatattttacaaattattttgtaatctttaaatatatattttaactgtaaagcgttataatattgtttagttattattgttattcttaaCTTCTAAGAGAATATcagtacacatttttattttatatttctgacTTACCCGAAATATCATagataaaattcatttaagtaaaatatttttaaggatttttaggTTAtccttaagtatttaaaatcacttattattagaaatataaagaataatatttttgagggttTGAaacatcgattttattttttatttcattcgactttttttctacttaaaaaataaaatatattgttcttgccaataaaatggataaaaaataatattgagacACTAattagtcaaaaataatattctttataatttattattctaaggaagaattttttttttaattacttaagaATCATAAAAATGGTTTCAAATAAATCTAAAGTTAGTATAGATGTAGGTCTGCgagaaaaaacaaatgttgCATTGACatcatctataaatatttttaattataactattattttaattttcattgttatatgttatactattatgttgaacgttattgcattttaaataaatctgtattatgattatatataaagtccaatctaaaattgtataacatcaatagatatttaaagtattttccacttaaaaaataattttatggtaataattgtttatttagagaaaatattgttagtaaatattaattattgtttacgatttaaaaataaaacaattcactTTTCTTTTAGTAGAATTTGTCAACATTGAATCATGAAttctttacattaaaataatgtactaaatactaataaattataaattacttgaaTACAATGAgacttaaatgtttattaacagCCACtataatataggcaattttaCTGCGTTTGAATGGATTACATAACCCCTCAAATCAAAATGTCAATACTGTAAccaaatacattgtattatgtgcagttattgtttttcaattattataattcttaaatatcGAAGAACAAAAAACAAGTACGGTCTATTTGTACAATACCAACCAATGTATTTTCCATATTTTCCATTTCGATTGAAAGCCACTGTAtaaaagtgaataaaatattacattgtaataataaataataattgtgtaaataatagataaatcgTTTTATAGGTATGTCACAATTCAAAGACCCAGTGTAACATTAGGAAATATGCACATCGACCGGCTCAACAAATTTCGGTCACGTGCAATGATGGTCACAATAgtattatagcataatattatactaccaaCGATTCTTATAAATACAGTCATCGGTTACGCCTCTACACCAGTTATCAATTATTTGTTCGGCAGTAGTCTACAATATACACTTCATTCGCCtgtgtagttataatatataatattaattattatatatactaaaccgttttaaatacaaacaaactTAACCACACTTGACAAAAAAATGAACACTAACACTGCGGTAAGTTTATATTcaacacaacatattatattaaccatcTTTCGTGTATTAAGCTTgcagtgaaataaattaaatattaggtttatgaatatagtttaaaaacgtCCATATCTACGATAAATttacctacaatatattattgtacccaCGAAATGTTCTTTCATTCAACGATACAGTATCtgcaaagaatattattttttaattttttacaatttttattagacAATAGTATACTGGATGATTCAATAAGCACGCTCAATCCTATTTTCACcctttaatgtatttatttaaattctgatgtttggaatttttaagtttacttaagaaccatattttcaaacattCCGGTTAGGTATCAATCATTACCGGCCAAAAAAAAAgctttattatgttaaatgtcAATGGgactaaacattaaaaataatactatttattcttatatgattattaaatctaaaacaatttatcaagtgtttttgaaagttattaaatttCTCGCtcgtattttagattttttggtctgtatcgttattcgttattatAGGAATGGCCGTTTTCGCTATAAGATGATATCCACATATTAACATTATAGCGGTTGAAAGTGCTGTGCCAAGTGTGTATCGacgttttaaaaaacattattctagTATATTGTTGTTTACTTATCCAGTATAAAATATCACCGCACGTCATTGATATACTacatgttggtttttttttaaactgttaaacCTTTAAAAGgaacgaaaataattatataaactttaaattttcattaataaaaaaactatatttgttaattttttactcaaatacatatatacatagaatCGTTAAATCCCGTATTAGttactgttataatttttagattatagaataaaatatgtggtaatcgtaaaaaaaaatcaacattttatatagtGGTCTACAAAACTAAGTAAATATAGGCaagatcaataaaataaattattatatagttgcgGAACCCAAAATTTTCGGATAAACAATTTAGGAAAAAATCaactatgaaaattaatattgaccACCTATAAACTTGACTataccttaaaattattaatttttaattgttattattattattttctagtcACTGTTTGTGCTAGTCGCCTGTTGTCTTGTCACTATGTCCGCCACCGCCCCGTCCGGTTTGATACCTGTACCCTTAGCTTCAGCACCTATCGTAACCGCCCCTATCCAACCTGCAGTGGTCACCGCTTACAGTTCGCAGTACGTCGCCAGAAATTACAACGGAATTGCCGTTTCACCTGCTGTTGTTCCTCCCGCGGCCATCGTTACCTATCCTGCCGCAGCTCCAGCACCCGTCTACTCACCCACTGGACTCGCCTACCCAGGGCCACTGGTTCAAGACTATCTTTTCTAAAGATAACTCtcgattttaacaaatatattgtaaataataattaataatgcataaaataaataatgtcccgcaaatattgtcaaaactgttattgaatacaataataatagaaacgGTAATCTGTTAGTGAAACAGTTTTCgataaacgatttttaatttcCATGCGGACAAAGAAAACATTCTCAAAAACCCGTTTAAGTGGTTATTCCAATAAGcagtatcaaatataataatagtccgTTTGTTTGTAACTCGCGTCATGTAATAACGCGTAGTAAGGTACTATAtagatttatcaattattacttaCTTACCTACAGttctatagtatatacatactgTGCGGTGTATAAAATATCCATGTGTACGGAAACGGAATGATCATGTACAAGAAGTAACTTCAGATCAACAATGTTTGAACGATTTTACATATCATTATTAGGTATGTAGTGATGACGtggtattaataatgattaataataatagtaaatagtgtattgattgttcaaaaaaaaatcgtgtgAATAATGATTTACCATGGTgcgtaatattattcttatatacgtattatgacATAATCGGTTAAATCACATTatttagagtattttttttttaatgtttgactAAAAAACTACACTAATCAATAATTACACATATCGCTGTattaataataagcaataagGAGAGACGTTTCCTCGTGACATTTTATAATGGCACAAAGATATCATTTTGTTCATCCTTCTGTTTTAATCCCTAATTCATAGTATATTGCAACATGTTTGTtagcctatattttatatattttataatataattttatggctattaatgaaatttattttactattagttatGCTGTaggtttaattaattgtatggtATTATAACTTCGTAAGTTTTAGATTTCAAATACTCTGAGTCAATTGTAGCGTAGAATTGCGAAGatgtttaatttttcttgtGATAGCTGTGAGCCgaaaactgtatattatgacGGAAAGGTGTTTAACTTTTTAGTTTaacataatgaataatttttcaaattaacagGAAAAAACTGAAAGATAGTACGATTGCAAATTAACCAAtagttatctaataatatttattatgtatctgTTGGTAAAATTAACCAACTAGATTTGTATTACATtgcatatagaataataaatattttatataaatacattttaaaacgttCTAATTGCACATTTTGCAGGTATTGAATTGTAAACTGGATTTCAATATTACTACCAGGGACGTATACAGGGAGGtgttttgggtgttcaaacGCCTCccgaaatatttggtttttgtatggttatttacttattctatCTTAATGTTaattgtcataattattattatacattgatagACAGGTATGATGTTACAGGGGCTAGTTAAACTGAGTCCGAAATACCGTTTTTGTGGTATACTGAGTCCCGgattttaaaagatataagGTAAACTGAGTTCCTGATTATAATAGGTTTAGTTTCCAAAACAGCACATTTTCTTTCTCACTTTTATAGGCTTAGTACTATCTGTTATGTCAAAAAAGCGTGGTTAAAAATGtgctttttttgcttttaatatCTAGTATTATTTACAACGTTGTACATAAAAATCACAATTAGTTATGTATATAACTGGTGTGGTTAAAAATGTGCTTTTACTCATTGTAAATGATAACGATTTCTAGTCATCGAATCgaacactgattttttttctaattacctAGTTGCATTGGAAGAATGTGTCTGTAGacttaaattgaaaaaagaaaaaagtataaaaaagtcCCCctcttaaaagtataaaacgagtacaaaataataaaaatcctcgttaagatattaaaatgtaatattcacTTTTCCGTTATAGGTACTACatgttatacatacaaataatcgtctatagaaaataaaaaaggcGTTCATTGCTATAATATCTACGGCCGTTAAGAATAATGAACATCACACTATAGCTggctagtaataaaaaaaaaaaaaaatcgttttaatcGTCGTCTGAAAGGCACGGCATCAGACGAAATCAGAATTTAGTTAATTTGCAATTCAGAGTTCAAACGTCAAACACCACAGGAGATTAAATGGCTGCAGTCTACGAATCAGCCAACATCGACGAAATCGAATACACCGATTCGCTGTTGTTATTAATGAAATCATcggtaatcgtatattatatcgttatcgCAATACAACGATTTCGTGCACTGAAGATACAGCAATTGACGAACCGACGACGTACGTAAAATTGCAGTTCTCAGTTGAAGCCGTCGGATAGGTCGACAGAGAGAGTATAGGTACCCCCGGGAAAGAGGAGGCACGGAGTCTGGCAATAAGTCACCAACGCGCGTTTTCCGGCATCCCGCGGTGTGACGAGTGTGACGGGTGTCGGTTATGGACGCGTTAGACTTACCCCACTGTGCACGGCGGCCAGCCGAACGGCACCCGCCTTTTACAATCGCGCGGCCCGTCGGCGCGACACGGTGGCTGTATTATAAGCGGTACCGCGGAGTGGACAACGGTGCCATACCTCATTGACGGCACCAATAGCGGTTATAGCAATCGTTATTAATTTACGAGAGATCGACAATTAATCGTTACGTAAAAATGCGACCGACTGCTCGATGCGTACAAAGGTATGACGACAAACGGTATAAAAGTCGGGGGGGAGGGCGACGGAACAGCCGGCGAAGAAGCCGGACAACgacgataaaaacattaaaaacgtacTAAAGCGTTTAACGTTGAGTAAGTTGCCACGAAGCGGGGGGGGGGGCACACTGGGACGCATGTCAAAATAAAATCGTCCGGGTGTACGACGTTTACCGGTCGCGACACGGCCGGCGGAGGCTGACGAACGGCCGAACGCAATCGAagacgcataaaaataatacggtgACCGATAAAGCTGCCGATCAAAATCGACAAAATTTCAAATGGTATTGGTCAACCATATGTCTTTGAACGTAGTGACAATGTCTAATCGCAGTGACACGGCGGTATACTGAACGATAtccttatatacgtataatatatatcctgACTGTAGCCGTGATGGtgacgatatatattatatttattatgtatcaaaaCGCTGTGGTGACATCACTGACATCGGGTCACGGACTATATGTGATATTAACGTCAATACGtcattgataacaataataataagcacaACGGAACAATTACATGGTGACCGGCCGGCGTTTGCATCACCGGCGAACACGCGCGATTTCGATGTGATGCGTCGTCCGGTAATAGTGAATTTGACGGGCCGTAGGTATTCACAACGAAACCGATGCACCACCAATAATACACGAGGTTGactcatacatatatatatatatatatgtgtgtgtgtttgtgtgatgGCAATGCAAATTACATACCAAGACGTTAGACAAATGGTGAATCGTCGGGCGGTTATATCGGGTAGTAATTTACtaccttataattatataaaattaaaacaatattttttatataaaaattagtttttaattaacaatacagaattttcaaattttcaaaatgcaGAAAATTAGAtgctatttaattaaaaaaagtaacatattaatatgattcAACAATACCAAAAGGTCAGAACTGGACAGACTCATATACGAATAACGCGATATCTTGCGCAGATGCTGATGAGTTGTGGCCATTGGTTATCTCTCCACATTCTCCAACTCTTCCGAGGTGACGAGTGGCTGGTGCATGTCTTCGAAAAGCGATAATTGTATAACTGGCAACAAGTAATTGCTGCAGCGATTGACTACGATTTTCTATGTGGCACAATGTCGTTTAATTGCGTTCGCGATGATAACTACGAAAACAGTGCAGACTACGAACCACCGCCCACCAAAGTGCACAGATTCGGAATCTTTCGTACGTGGCCGCGGCGTCGGTCACAAAGGCTTCTTGGCTATTTACTTTTagtgaaaatgtcaagtatttttagttattcgtttttgagttacacaaaaaaacaaaatcgactTTGTCGTAAACTGTATTTGCATACAAATTACTGTTTTTCCTTAATTTCGGATTCTGAGCGaagtaatgaatgtattgattttacaataatgtatgtttatcATGTGTCTATGTACACAATAAGTAAATGATAAgatttttcaacttttaactTTGAATATGTTTTTGGATAAAACATTGGATCTAGCACATACTTTTAagagttcaaaattaaaaatttctagcacattttttataattggggaaaaaaacaaaaaaataaggaaaaactggaatttttacgcaaatccaattttcaattatttatattcaataatattttatattcaattaaaaccaCAAAAcgtttaattgttaaattgtttaataccttttttagactatgtaaaataaaattacagtttttaatgaaaagtaaagatctattaatattaaatcatacacaaaatacaatttttaattgaatcgacttgtatgtattatgaatgcatttatttttatcatattgcaagcataacaaatattgaatcataaagctatacctactattattgttttcttcaataataataagttattatatgtttattaaatttgaccaagcttgataaaaaaaaaaaattcaatatttaataatattatcaggtTCACACAATCATACAATAAGTgcactaaaatactaaataaaaataaaaaattgttattttatacttggGTCTAACTTCTGTGTATAAGGAACAAATCACACTAAAATATACGTTTGgactaatttatgtttttagacACATAGATTTATAACATTTGTTTCTGATCGTTTTGTAAAAGACTTTACAACTACATTATCAAAGAGACTGAGAGAACATAGCatgttgaattcaaattatttgatCGATAATTAGATTCCAAATGACAGCGATTTCCCACCCAAAAGCTGGGCAACATTAACgacgtaattaataaaaatgaacagtaAATAATACTCAAAAGGCCCTCGTGCCATACTCGGTTGAAGGCCTGAGATATGTCTAAGAAAAAAGTTGTGCAGTAACATCTTTTTTTCGAAAGATGTGCTAATAGCATCAACTATTCTATGAGCTTGATGTATTGTGCTATTTTTAACTCTGAAACCGGAAGTTTATTGGTTGCGAACATATATGGAGAAAAACGTTTAAGAATAAATCTTTCACGGAATTTAGAAAGGTAGGGTAAaagattttacaatataaatgaaAGTTGGAAAAACTTCAGAGAGTCCACGTGAACCGAGACAAGCAcgtgtttgtttttgtttttttattgagtCAAGTACTACTTCTTTTAAGCAGATTCTGCATTGGAAGTAGagggttacatattattaaaaatatgaattatatacaataa
This genomic window contains:
- the LOC132922809 gene encoding sine oculis-binding protein homolog, whose translation is MNTNTASLFVLVACCLVTMSATAPSGLIPVPLASAPIVTAPIQPAVVTAYSSQYVARNYNGIAVSPAVVPPAAIVTYPAAAPAPVYSPTGLAYPGPLVQDYLF